Within the Poecilia reticulata strain Guanapo linkage group LG13, Guppy_female_1.0+MT, whole genome shotgun sequence genome, the region tatttgttatttactttggttttggAAAGAAGTAGAACCAGTTCAACTGCAagtcaatttatatcagtgcattttgaccaataatcaaatgtcttttgaccaataagatataccagaatctggtagcctgtctgtgctaccagagtatgtagcttgctagttgtgagTGGTTtccgatgttttttttttcccgagcaggaagcaaagcttcagccgCGCGCTGATCATAGaacttctccatgaagaaaaacgacggctggacaaaacagctcttACAAGAAAATTCACTRCGGGTAGAtgaaaccttccacatcaacgccgcttggcacactgattgagaaggcgtggttgaacaaatacCTAGCGGCAGAATCATGTACTACGAAAACTGCgcgtgcagcagcgtcattctggaaacttttgggtaccccctcgtatttggctgtggctcctttccttatgacctcatcgaggttgccatttgcttttggtattcccaggtacttgtaactgtcctctatgtctgctattgttccttctgggagtgagaccccttctgtgtggANNNNNNNNNNNNNNNNNNNNNNNNNNNNNNNNNNNNNNNNNNNNNNNNNNNNNNNNNNNNNNNNNNNNNNNNNNNNNNNNNNNNNNNNNNNNNNNNNNNNNNNNNNNNNNNNNNNNNNNNNNNNNNNNNNNNNNNNNNNNNNNNNNNNNNNNNNNNNNNNNNNNNNNNNNNNNNNNNNNNNNNNNNNNNNNNNNNNNNNNNNNNNNNNNNNNNNNNNNNNNNNNNNNNNNNNNNNNNNNNNNNNNNNNNNNNNNNNNNNNNNNNNNNNNNNNNNNNNNNNNNNNNNNNNNNNNNNNNNNNNNNNNNNNNNNNNNNNNNNNNNNNNNNNNNNNNNNNNNNNNNNNNNNNNNNNNNNNNNNNNNNNNNNNNNNNNNNNNNNNNNNNNNNNNNNNNNNNNNNNNNNNNNNNNNNNNNNNNNNNNNNNNNNNNNNNNNNNNNNNNNNNNNNNNNNNNNNNNNNNNNNNNNNNNNNNNNNNNNNNNNNNNNNNNNNNNNNNNNNNNNNNNNNNNNNNNNNNNNNNNNNNNNNNNNNNNNNNNNNNNNNNNNNNNNNNNNNNNNNNNNNNNNNNNNNNNNNNNNNNNNNNNNNNNNNNNNNNNNNNNNNNNNNNNNNNNNNNNNNNNNNNNNNNNNNNNNNNNNNNNNNNNNNNNNNNNNNNNNNNNNNNNNNNNNNNNNNNNNNNNNNNNNNNNNNNNNNNNNNNNNNNNNNNNNNNNNNNNNNNNNNNNNNNNNNNNNNNNNNNNNNNNNCCAGAGTTTTTGATTTCTGCCCCATTTGATTaacacttgtgcaagtggtttgcagttgcaggtttttttatttatttattttttaatatatatatataatatatatattactgcAAACTGCACAATTGGTTTGCAGTTGCAGTTTTTTATCTTCTTAGCTTAGTGTTGGTTAGCTTAGTGTTGATTCTGCTTAAACATCTCTTATACTTGGTATCACAAAACATTAGGCAATATCAAGATCGAATAATGGTAATATTAGCCTAAATGCAGCCAGTGGCATGTGGGCtataactagcatgttgtcttacattgacttcctccattcagtgtgctaaacatggttaataaataaacaaaatagctaagaagcttattttaggaaaaagcCTACTTTTAATGTGGGCAATAattacattagaaatgtttgtgctctgctttttgatttttacttttgcaaaagtaaaaatctgaagttcactttgtggcacttggttaccagtaaacacactcatctcttaacagattaataacaaatattgtttttgttcaaaaaacatatttcttctgctcttttgaaataccactTTATACTTGTTAACAATTGTGTAGTTGgtgatttttttccagaaaatttagttatttttgtcattagtggtagatataaaacacacattcaacacaaaagcaaaaatctcGATTTagacttcgtggcagttcgttaccagaaaaaaaacctacttaTCTCTTAAgagaaaattaataataagAGTGTATAAAACATACGCTCTTTCAAAATACTGCTTATCAGCTTAGATACAAGAAATTTATCGTTGgtacattttgcaaaagtgaaaatcagatgtctactttgtggaacttggttaccagaaaacgcgatcatctcttagcaacagattaacagcgtagcaacaaaaattcttattgataaaaaaatatgttttttttcgctcttttgaaataccacttattttacactagcaagaattgtgcagtgggtgaattttgcagaaacgtttttttttttttttttggtcaaatatACTAAACAcatattcaacacaaaagtaaaaatctcgatttatacttcgtggcagttcgttaccagaaaaaaccccgcttatctcttaaaaccaaattaataagtagtttataaaacaaaagctctttcgAAATAACGCATACCTGAttagatacaagacatttacaGTTGGCAAATTACGccaaagtaaaaatctgaagttcactTCGTGGCACtaggttaccagtaaacacactgatctcttagcaacagatttgcaacaaaaattgttattgttcaaaaaacataggatttcttctgctctctctcagatgtttactttatggaactttgtggaacttggttaccagaaaacgcgatcatctctaagcaacagattaacagcatagcaacaaaaattcttattgataaaaaaatgtttctcccgctcttttgaaataccacttattttacactaacaagaattgtgcagttggtcaattttgcagaaaagtaatttttttggtCATTAATGGAAAATATACTAAACAcgcattcaacacaaaagtaaaaatctcgatttatactttgtggcagttcgttaccagaaaaaccccgcttatctcttaaaaccaaattaataacaagtagtttataaaacaaaagctctttcgAAATATGGCTTACCTGATTAGATGCAAGACATTTACCGTTGGCAAATTACgctaaagtaaaaatctgaagttcacttcgtggcacttggttaccagtaaacatactcatctcttagcaacaaaaacggttattgttcaaaaaacatacaatttgtTCTGCTCTCTCGAATTGGAGTGGAGCGGCAAAGTGAgaaggatggaaaaaagagggcaaggaaaagccaaaaacaggACACATTTTGTTCATCGTCTTGGAGATGAAGCGAAGTTTTTTGTTGGCAGCGATTCAGACCCGTCAAAACTGCCAGCCCAGCCAGGGAGCCAGGATAGCAACTCTAATGTTAATCACAATGTGTGAGTTAACTGATTATAAACTGTACCAACCCCAAGGTTTATAGTTAAGGTTTACATTGGAGCCGCCTGGGAGAGCGGCGCGCGTGATCCGCACCGAGTTGCAAAGATCCAGAGATGCACGAGGCGCTGCGACACACTGCGCATGCGGCGGCATCAGCTCGTGCCGCTGCCTGTCCGCTTCAACGCGCACAATGAACCGAGCTCCGtgctcatgataaattaaaacaaattcaataatttcctttggcatgatttatcacttctctttttatttctctttctttctacaaaaaaactgtataataaaagctttcaggttGGTGCTGTGGTCtcagctaaaccttttttttgaagaaaaattttatttacaaagatttcaaaattcattttatttgtcgttttgtttatttattttggatatttgaaatgccttccagttgcagtgttaaatgYTCATTRTAATTttaagtttactgatctttcagaTTGYGTTCTTGCATTATAATTTTcccattaacatttattacttaaaaatggtctaaaaacaacaataatattgtttatcaaaaatcaaaatttgttattgtgacaggtctacacACWTATGATTTATAGTGTAGTTAGTTTATTGCCatggatggcatagttactttgaaagagtaatttgattactcaatgaaaaattcatccatcagctagaaaatgtgcatctcttcCCTCCATCGTTTACGTATGTGTTGCTGGTGTTACATATGAAACGTATCTCCccaatgaaaaagaagaaagcaacaatatgttttctaaaaataatcacaaatacttaacttggatacgtaattttaatctgattattggattgtaaatggtaacacgttagattacgcgttacaaggggtcagattagagtaacggTTGATGAtaccattgtttgacatttttgctcaagctatttatGGATCTTTCAAGTTTCCAATATGTGTCTccccccaatgataaacttgttctTACGCCCTTGTTGTTACCATTTCCTAGGAGAAACAAAGTCCTTCGTCGTCTTTACAGTAGCTTCCATTGGGTGTTTTGTGAAAAGACTATACTACACTATACTagaaaatctaatcaaaatacattgagttttgtttttgtaaattgacaaaatgtaaaaagcctGAAGTGTTATATGTTTTGAAGACACTTCTTCCAAATGACTGCCAGCATTCTTTCTGCAGAGCACAGCACACATTACTTGCCAAACATATCAAGGAAGGTTTTTTGCACCAAAAGGTTTTCTGCACCATTCTAAGGAATGCAACAGTTCCACCTCTTAACCTGGATTCAGTCTGGATTTCTTCAGATCATAACCATAAATGTCTTCCCTTCAAAAGATCCACTGACTCTGTAACTTTCAGCTTACAGCTTTCTGAGCATTGTCTCAGGTGGACCTCTTCTGTATCTGCTGTAAACATTCAGATGGGGAACAACTAGTTTTCGTCCTGTTTGTTTCAATATTCTCAGAAATTATTTAGTCACTGTTTcgaactggaaataaaaatgcacctTGTTCAGAGCAACCATTTATGGCATATTATTATTCTTGATGCCTTGATTCTGGCAGACTTGCCATTTACaactgccatctattggatctTAATATCCAATagatgccttgcaaaagtatttacaccccttaAACAATTTTTATACATCACATAGCACAGCTCTAAAGTGGAAGAATGATGAATCACTTGTCTTGTACAAATAAATATGTACAACAGTCTATCTACTTTTACCCTCcgtccccctttttttttctaccactaAAAGTCTTTCAGAAGCAGTTTAGCAAAATTCTTGCTAAAATGACTACACGTTCAGAGTGGCTCAAATGACCTTAAGCATTAGATTAAAATCTTCCTTTTAGATTGGCCCAAAGTTCATACAGATATTCAAGAGAGTCAAGCTTTGACTACATATAATATGTAGGCGTTTAGTTTAGTTTGAactatttacaaagaaaaattacaacttGTAGATGTGCAACATAGAGAATCCTTGAATGAAATGTGTGACTGTGTCTTTAGCAAGCACAATATGGTTACTTTCCTTAAAATTGTGACACAAACTCAAGTATGTTATTTATTGGTTAGCATGTTTGAATATACCTTGAcgtctttacattttgttctaaaaatgtgtttttgtctggCGTGTGAATTAAATTTGGGCATTTTGgctcattgtattttattttggtagatGCTTCCATGTCATGTGATCAGAGAAGAACCAATGGCAGATTAGAATAGGTCGGTGTACGGAAGTGTTCGAGGTATCATGTCGTCTTTTCAACgcatgatttaaaatgttgggAAGTTTTATTCCCCCTCGGAGCTTAGTTAGAAACTTTAACTTTGCTCGATGAGCTTGAGGTCTATCCGTGTGTATTAGTTTGTTATTCGGTAGTTAAAGTTCCCGGTCATGTCCAAACAGACGAGATGGACACCCAAAGACTGCGAGCCGAAGCAGCTGCCAATATATCAGCACAAAAACAAGCTGATTCAGGCGGTCAGAAACAGCACTTTCCTCATAGTGACCGGAGAGACTGGAAGCGGGAAAACCACACAGCTTCCTCAGTACCTGCATCAGGCAGGTAAGATGCCGctggaacaaaacattttacagtgttAGCGAAAATCCTCCTGTGAGGGTTCACTGCTCTAGTCCCCAGTGTTGCGGTCGGGGTCCAGCTCAGATGCTCAGATGACCACTAGTTATGGGCAGCAGAATACCATTTCTGAATGAACCCGTAAAAACTGTCATCAGGATAATGCATCTTTTAGCAAAGCTTAAATTAACTCCAACTAATATGAATGTGAATTCATTTTACTCTAGTGATTTTCACAGTCGCCAAATCTCAAATAAGGAGAACTTTCCTGGGGTTTAGTGGTTGGAACCAGTGCtttcaagaagaaaaccatCATATATGACAAGTGTTTGCACTTGGGGGAATTAATAAAACTTCCAAAGTAAACAAATACAATCAATTATTTgtctataatttattttctttccttattttaatGAGGAACTTTGTGTATGGAATAATGTGTTTGCTTgacttaaaaatacttttttttttctctctaaatttATGCAATAGAACAGCTCCAATGTTTATGAACTGTGCTTATTTTAATAGCTATGTTTCTGGTTagttttatcaacatttttcttttttatgttatagtttttacttttaatttctctGTGTGAGTAGGATTTTGTAAGGATGGTAAGATTGGCGTCACCCAGCCTCGTCGTGTGGCTGCCATCACCGTAGCTCAGAGGGTCGCTCAGGAGATGAAGTGCACTCTGGGCAGAGAGGTTGGATACCAAGTGCGATTTGATGACTTCACATCACAAGTGAGTGATCACTATTGTCCTACATGGAAAAATAAACGGAATAATTTATGCACGGTATGACTAAACCAACTGTGTGTGGCAGGACACTGTGCTGAAGTACATGACAGACGGATGTTTGCTCCGAGAAGTCCTGGCAGATCCGGCGCTTTCCCAGTACAGCGTTGTAATACTGGATGAGGTCCATGAACGCAGTCTGAACACGGTACGCTTACGATATTGTGCAGGACTGCTGCGGTAGCTGCAGGTGTGCTTAATCTCTTTCTCCCTCCGTTGCACTGAGCCGCTGCTTTTTCTCATTACAGGACATTCTTTTGGGTTTATTAAAGAAGGTTTTCTCTAACCCCCGCGAGGCCACCAAGGGACGATCCTTTCCCCTTAAAGTGGTGGTGATGTCCGCCACGTTGGAAACCGAtaaactttcttctttcttcaacAATTGTCCGGTCTTTGAAATTCCTGGGAGGGTTTTCCCTGTATCATCCATGTTTGGCACGGCTCTAGGTCCAAAAGATGTTGAAAGCACCTTTTATGTCAAAGAGGTATTGTGTCTCATTCATGTGTAGTTccatgtgatttatttttttattttttttattgtgggcttttgcattgttttgctttgcagGTGGTGAAGGTGACCCTGGACGTGCACACTAGTGAAAAGGCTGGCGATATTCTGGTGTTTTTGACTGGTGAGTAGTGATAATTGTCATTATAGCAAGTCTcttgaaaaggttttttctcACATCTTATAACGGTACTACCACAACCCTCAAAATGCGGACAGGTTGTGCTAGAAGATGGTTGATCAGTAGTGATTTTGGAAAAGCTGAGGTGGCAGAATCTTTTGACAGAAACTATTAGTTGTGCACTTATGAAAATCATAAAGGGTCATGGAAAGAAATTAAGGTGAAGGTTAGCTTAGTGTTGTCTACGTACGCTGCAGGGCAGTGTTTCCCCTGTGGAAATGTGATTCTACAAAAGTTCACTCAGACctcactttttagatttttattcgTTCTCCTTGGTATTTTCCTTTTACCTCACAAGTCTGTGGAAAGTATTTCCTAAtgaaaatcccaatgaaatgcGCTGAGGTAtttgattgtaatgtgacaaaatgtggaaatttgatTTCTGCTCACTTTGTCCTCTATGTTTTACAGGCCAGTCAGAGATTGAGCGTGCCTGTGACTTGTTGTtcgaaaaagctgaaaatatagACTACCGCTACGACGTTCAGGACCGGACCGTGGAGGGTCTTCTCATTTTACCCCTTTACGGATCCATGCCCACTGGTACGTCCCCTCAAGTCGCTTTCACACCTATATGTTATTTGTGCTGATACAGGCTGCACTGTAATCTGTCGATGCcgtttttgttcttgttgcaGATCAGCAGAGGCAGATCTTTCAGGCTCCTCCTCCAGGAATCAGAAAGTGTGTGGTAGCCACAAACATTGCAGCAACATCCCTCACCATCAATGGTATTAAGTAAGTCGAGCTTGTCCTCCTGGAAGCTTACCAAACAAATATGTGCCACAggttgaaacatttttccaaaatcttACAATATATTTAGTGCAAGTTTTAGAGTAATGAGACATCTGACTGAATTAAGCAACTCGGAaacacagttttcattttaactgcTTACATTTACCTCATCTCATACTGAAGAATTATAGagaattttagaaaaaagacaacttttaATATGGGTACATCTCTTAAGATGGAATAGAAAAACAAGCCCCACATTATGAAATAGTTGTTTCTTTACAGGTAAAGTCACAAGTCAAAATCCATTAGTCTGTTGGTAAAGTTTGTCACTAAATTCTTTACCCCAACTTTAGTTGCTTTCTCTGCCACTTGGAAGTAGGTCAGGTTTGCTAGAAACattaggattttgtttttttatatatattttcagtagGGCTGCAAATGAGTGTATACTTAATGTACAATACTGGTGAGTTAACAGCAGAGGCTCTGGAagctgggttttgtttttcaagttattcactttatttactGACCTTTattacaaatgatcaaaaatgtaaaagtggcacagaactgtttgttttttttttgtttttttttgaggaacGTGTTTTATGCTAGCCAGTACAAAATATGGTTGGAATAGGGTTCCTTCAAATTTAGCTCCTCTCTGACAGGTTTCCGTTTCtcctttctttatttcattcagGTACATTGTAGACAGCGGCTTCGTAAAGCAGCTCAATCACAACTCCAGGGTGGGCATGGACGTGTTGGAGGTTGTGCCGATTTCAAAGTAAATCCTGATGGCAAACATCGTCTTGAGACGGATCTCGTCAACGAGGAAAGAGATTGAACTGGGTATTGTGTGGATTTTCTCTGAACAGGAGCGAGGCTCAACAGAGAGCGGGCCGAGCTGGGAGAACCTCAGCTGGGAAGTGCTTTCGGATCTATACCAAGGAATTCTGGGAGAAGTGCATGCCGGAATACACGATTCCTGAAATTCAGAGGACGAGCCTGACCGCTGTGATCCTCACGCTGAAATGTCTCGGTGTTCATGATGTCATCAGGTACGCGGTTTGTTTTGCGTCTTTGATTCTCGGCCTTTTAAGGTTGATCAATCATTCAGTGAGTAATGTTGATTTATTCCAGGTTTCCTTATCTGGACTGTCCAGAGGAAAGGTTTATTCTTGAAGCACTGAAACAGCTCTACCAGTTTGATGCAATAGACAGGTGAGTGTTGGAACACATCGATCCTCTGGTCTGCAGATCTCCCGGACGTTTTATGAGGGGTTGTCTTTCTGATGTAGGAGAGGCAGGGTGACGAAGCTCGGGGAGCTCATGGTGGAGTTCCCGCTGCACCCGGGTCTCACCAGGGCTCTGCTTAAATCCGCCTCACTGGGCTGCCAGGACCTGCTGCTCCCTGTGGCGGCCATGCTGTCTGTGGAGAACATCTTCATCAGGCCAGGTTGGTGGAAGCTTCTTATAATATGAAAACTtccagtgaaaaataaaatgtatctcgGAGAACAAGACGATCAGAAATGGCTTAAGGGAATAGTTAGTAATGCCACTGTTTCGGCCTTTGGAAAATGATGTGCAGAAGTATAATAACAGGTGTTCAATAAAGACATGAGATGTGCCTcttattgctcttttttttccccctctaggTCAACCTGACAAGCAAAAAGAGGCAGCGAAGAAGCACAGAGAACTGGCTGCTAAAACTGGCAGCATGAACGATTTTGCCACTCTTCTTAGTGTGTTTAACTCCTGCAAATCCAGGTAAGGAAAGGATATAGCAACGTGCTCTACAACTAAAATGTCTGTCCATGTTTTGTATTCACATTTGCCCTTTCTTCCCCTTTCTGCAGCGACAGGCCATCAGGCTGGTGCAAGGAGAACTGGATCCATTGGAGGGCGCTGAAGTCAGCTTTTAGTGTGGAGACTCAGCTGAGAGAGATCCTCCTCCGCCTCCAGCAGGTACAACATCCACATCCTACGTCTTTATGTGGGATGAgaatctaaatattttgttgactcttgcaaataaaaaataatagtagGAAAAACAAGAAGGTAAGTGTTCTTTCAAGccagattattattttgtccTCTATTATTGATCATGCATTAcagtttataattttattcagctttttatcATTGTCATTGTGCATATAACTACAGACTTTTAGCAGAATTGtcagcatttttatatatatatatatatatatatatatatatatatatatataatcaccACATTGTATTATAATCTAtcttttgcttttgaaaaacataacttaaaacatatttttcagagGAGAGATTTTCCTTTTGAAACTTTTGACGGGAATAAAAGTGAACTCTTCAGACAGTGCCTTTGCACCGGATACTTCACCAATGTTGCCAGAAGGTATCACTAACATTAGCGAGACGGTGGGATTCACTACTCGCTTGTTAATCTCAAATCTACCATATTGTTTAGATTTGCTTTAGTTGTGAATcagccatattttttttcttgaacaggTCTGTTGGAAAAGTGTTTTGCACAATGGACGGCCATGGATCTATGGTTCACATCCATCCGTCATCATCAGTAAGcattctttttctatatttcacTTTAAGACGGCAACAGAAACCCACGTTATTGTTAACATACCTGCCTAAGCGCCATTTGTTGTTTAAGTTGTTTGAGCAGGACGTCGAGCTGAACTGGGTCATCTTCCATGATGTACTGGTGACCTCCAAGATGTACATCAGGACGGTGTGTCCTATTCGCTATGAGTGGGTTAAGGATTTATTACCCAAACTCCATGAAGTGGATGTGTATGAGCTGAGCAGTGTGGCAAGACAAGAGGTTACAGAAGACGAGATGGTGAAATGGGAGAGCAGAGAAGCGGCGAAAAGACAACAAGGTGTCCACAGTATTAATTTAGATGTTTACAcagttgtgttttctgttttatctcttttttttctaatatgtgATTAAATCTATTCATAAATTGACTAAAACAagattaaagaagaaaactcCAAATTGTTTTGACTTTGTATGAAATTTTACTTGCTAATATAAACATCTCCTGGAgcattgtgtttgtgtggctaCAGTCAACTCAGAATGCAAGCAATTTATTCCTAATATTATGTCATTCAGTGTAACAAACCGTAAACAAGGTTTGTTACCGCTCTATAACAGAtttgcgcaaaaaaaaaaaaatctgttgacaAGAAAATTTGGAAtggatcaaaacattttaaaataatgacaatatattAAGTGAATGTCTTAACAGCATTGGTCAGATTTGAATAGTTCAAGTCCGAAAGTGGTGTAGCAGTTTATTTGTTCTGTGTCTGATTTTGGGATACCGTTTGTTGAAtggcagcagctcagagagaCACTTAGAAGTTAGAGCCACTGCAATGACTTGTTCAGCTCCCCTCACTATCCTCTGCAGGGCTCTCTTGTAGGAT harbors:
- the dhx40 gene encoding probable ATP-dependent RNA helicase DHX40, whose translation is MSKQTRWTPKDCEPKQLPIYQHKNKLIQAVRNSTFLIVTGETGSGKTTQLPQYLHQAGFCKDGKIGVTQPRRVAAITVAQRVAQEMKCTLGREVGYQVRFDDFTSQDTVLKYMTDGCLLREVLADPALSQYSVVILDEVHERSLNTDILLGLLKKVFSNPREATKGRSFPLKVVVMSATLETDKLSSFFNNCPVFEIPGRVFPVSSMFGTALGPKDVESTFYVKEVVKVTLDVHTSEKAGDILVFLTGQSEIERACDLLFEKAENIDYRYDVQDRTVEGLLILPLYGSMPTDQQRQIFQAPPPGIRKCVVATNIAATSLTINGIKYIVDSGFVKQLNHNSRVGMDVLEVVPISKSEAQQRAGRAGRTSAGKCFRIYTKEFWEKCMPEYTIPEIQRTSLTAVILTLKCLGVHDVIRFPYLDCPEERFILEALKQLYQFDAIDRRGRVTKLGELMVEFPLHPGLTRALLKSASLGCQDLLLPVAAMLSVENIFIRPGQPDKQKEAAKKHRELAAKTGSMNDFATLLSVFNSCKSSDRPSGWCKENWIHWRALKSAFSVETQLREILLRLQQRRDFPFETFDGNKSELFRQCLCTGYFTNVARRSVGKVFCTMDGHGSMVHIHPSSSLFEQDVELNWVIFHDVLVTSKMYIRTVCPIRYEWVKDLLPKLHEVDVYELSSVARQEVTEDEMVKWESREAAKRQQEASAEDVMKKLEKRNNEATVSEARARYLQRKQQRRQNKAL